A region of Reichenbachiella carrageenanivorans DNA encodes the following proteins:
- a CDS encoding acyl-CoA dehydrogenase family protein: protein MKSNFTDEFESPDFYQIDDLLTEEHQMIRGSIRDFVKKEITPYIEDWAERSHFEYPIVKKFGEIGAFGPTIPTQYGGGGLDYISYGLIMQEIERGDSGMRSTASVQGSLVMYPIYKFGNEAQRMKYLPKLASGEWLGCFGLTEPDHGSNPSGMVTHYKDMGDHYLLNGAKMWISNAPKADVAVVWAKNEEGRIHGLIVERGMEGFSTPETHGKWSLRASTTGELVFDNVKVPKENLLPNKSGLGAPMKCLDSARYGIAWGAIGAAMDCYDSARRYSLERIQFGKPIGSFQLIQKKLSEMLTEITKAQLLNWKLGKMLDEGKATTPMISMAKRNAVATALDIAREARQIHGGMGITGEFPMMRHMMNLESVVTYEGTHDIHLLILGHEITGISAFK from the coding sequence ATGAAATCCAACTTCACAGACGAATTCGAATCTCCAGATTTTTATCAAATCGATGATTTGCTGACCGAAGAGCACCAAATGATCCGAGGCTCAATACGAGATTTTGTAAAAAAAGAAATCACTCCCTACATAGAAGACTGGGCCGAAAGAAGCCATTTCGAATATCCGATCGTGAAGAAATTTGGAGAGATCGGCGCCTTTGGGCCAACCATCCCAACCCAATATGGTGGGGGTGGGCTTGACTACATTTCCTATGGATTGATCATGCAAGAAATCGAGCGTGGAGACTCTGGCATGCGCTCGACAGCCTCTGTACAAGGCTCGCTGGTGATGTACCCCATCTACAAGTTTGGCAACGAAGCCCAACGAATGAAATATCTACCTAAACTCGCCTCTGGCGAATGGCTAGGTTGCTTCGGCCTCACCGAGCCAGACCACGGCTCCAACCCCAGTGGCATGGTCACCCACTACAAAGACATGGGCGACCACTACCTACTAAACGGTGCCAAAATGTGGATTTCCAATGCACCCAAAGCGGACGTGGCCGTCGTCTGGGCTAAAAACGAAGAAGGCAGAATACACGGTCTGATCGTAGAGCGGGGCATGGAGGGTTTTTCTACACCCGAGACCCATGGCAAATGGTCGCTACGAGCCAGCACCACAGGTGAACTGGTCTTTGATAATGTGAAAGTGCCCAAAGAGAACCTACTGCCCAACAAAAGTGGCCTTGGTGCGCCGATGAAATGTCTAGACTCTGCCAGATACGGTATCGCATGGGGCGCCATAGGCGCGGCGATGGACTGCTACGACTCTGCTCGTAGATACTCCCTCGAACGCATCCAATTCGGCAAGCCCATCGGCTCATTCCAGCTCATCCAAAAAAAGCTGTCCGAGATGCTGACCGAGATCACCAAAGCACAACTACTCAACTGGAAACTCGGTAAAATGCTAGACGAAGGCAAAGCAACCACCCCGATGATCTCTATGGCCAAGCGCAATGCCGTAGCCACCGCACTAGACATAGCTCGCGAAGCACGACAGATTCATGGAGGCATGGGGATCACGGGAGAGTTTCCGATGATGCGACACATGATGAATCTCGAATCTGTGGTAACATACGAAGGCACACACGACATTCACTTACTCATCTTGGGGCATGAGATCACAGGCATTTCAGCGTTTAAATA